In a single window of the Flavobacterium sp. W4I14 genome:
- a CDS encoding gliding motility-associated-like protein (product_source=TIGR04131; cath_funfam=2.20.110.10; cleavage_site_network=SignalP-TM; ko=KO:K20276; pfam=PF05345,PF13585,PF18657,PF18676; superfamily=49265,49313,74853; tigrfam=TIGR04131; transmembrane_helix_parts=Inside_1_6,TMhelix_7_29,Outside_30_2254), which yields MRLFNLLKGSLLIFLVFGLSLFCFAQTTYNFNAGATITTPPGSPWATEAVITIAGVNYKLTSGGNGGFSMSATGGSGNSASLWKTGAGGDTFRLERADGQPFNFYSMYVRHEGYNSYNGLFGIVIPPWYIVTYNKVAGAAETDQDNSPIVGGSNAITTTTNTFTRTLAVNSVDIYFKANNGYWIDDIRVGIATGTEVAPTVSTTAATAIQTNSAILGGNVTADGGATVTERGIVWSTTGVPTTSNNKVQNGSGTGTFSATISSLPAGTLINYRAYAINSEGTNYGANSPFTTLVQPTITSAAYNVATGVLAVTGTGLQAKAGAANDVDVSTLTLTAEGGSTYTLTSPDVEITSATAFSVTLNAADRTALGMIINKNGTASTGGTVYNLTAANGWMANVSLNADATNAVTVSGVAVPTITSATYNGTTGVMVVSGTGFLIRSGALNDIDVGKLTVKGQGGATYTLTSAGVEINSGQSFAITLNAADKAALIPILNKNGLSAQDGNIYNLAAADDWNRGADPALTTADQTGNSIQATLPISLFPVTLPNPVYGAAYSQNVTASGGTGVYTFTLSAGSLPAGMSLSPAGVLSGTPSQAGIFNFTVQATDGNSVTGTRAYNISIASPTVVVNPVTLPDPVLTVAYSQQLSSTGGIAPYTYLVGAGALPPGLSLSSTGLISGTPIASGTFNFSIFSSDISPFNGVRAYSVTVAPAVITISPATLPDAVVGSAYSQSLSSTGGVLPYTYSITAGALPAGITLSAAGVLSGSATAAGSYSFTVKSTDASLGSKAQAYSINVAQADITISPATLPNPTLGAAYSQTFLSVGGTAPYTYSITAGALPAGITLSAAGVLSGTATAPGNYTFTVKSTDAFSSNKSVSYTIAISALTISAPANFPVGLSTTYGTASAITSVTVSGVGLLAGITATPSSTTNFEVSADGTTFGPSAIIGSSGTVSGTVYVRLKATASAGTNLGNVILTSAGANSTTINIPSSTVLKATLTYTSNAISKVYGASVPVLTGTVTGFVNSEIITTATTGTINWSSSATISSAVGSYNINGGGLTAANYNFVQAAANASALTVTPKPLTVSATGNNKLYDGTTTATVSLSDDRIAGDVFTESYTGASFASAAVGTNKPVTVTGITISGGASGNYTLGNATASTTANITVRTIAISPTVNSKTYGNVDPLLNFTATPALATGDSFSGSLTRAAGENIGTYAITQGTLSAGSNYAITFTAGTNFTINKRAITVTATAQSKGYGNVDPFLTFTLGGSGLAFADTFSGSLSRAPGENVGSYAITQGTLALSTNYAITFTPGINFTINPRAVTVTATAQSKEYGSVDPLLTFTVGGSGLAFADTFSGSLSRLPGENAGDYAITQGTLALSSNYALSYIGADFSIGKKTITVTAAAKNKIYGDADPALTYTFAPALVTGDSFSGSLSRSAGENAGTYPIDQGSLALNANYSLNYTGADFVIAKKIITVTASAKSKTYGDADPALTYTFIPALVGTDTFTGALSRLPGENIGTYAINQGTLILNSNYTLNYVGANLTVGKKTITATAVAKSKIQGAADPVLTYTFAPALVTGDSFTGSLSRAAGETAGTYAITQGTLALNGNYILTYVGANLTIEAKTVITVTAVAKSKSYGDADPALTYTFTPALQTGDSFTGSLSRAAGETVGTYAIGQGTLALDGKYIITYVGADLTIGKKTITVTAVAKNKTYGDADPALTYTFAPALQTGDNFTGSLSRAVGENVGTYGINQGTLVLSSNYSIAFSSANLTIAKKTVTVTAAAKGKNYGDADPALTYTFAPALVTGDNFSGSLSRSAGENVGTYPINQGSLTLNANYSLIYTGADFVIAKKTITVTAAAKSKTYGDTDPALTYTFAPALGTGDSFSGSLSRAAGENVGTYPINQGSLALNANYSLTYTGADFVIAKKTITVTAAAKSKTYGDTDPALTYTFAPALGTGDSFTGSLSRAAGENVGVYAIASTLSAGANYTIDFKTADLTINKAVLSVTADAKQMCQGADLPAFTLSYNGFKFSDNANSLSTKPSVNSTGSRSSTAGDYVLSPIGGVSANYTFNYINGVLKINPLPLIAINSNKGTSISRGETAILTATGAASYVWATASGIVSGQNTASLTVRPKETTTYTVTATNSSGCSQSQVITLTVAEDLSKIKANNILTPNNDGFNDKWVIENIDYYPNNEVKIFDKAGRIIYSKKAYDNSWDGTVNGTALSEGTYYYIVDFGTDKMRVKGFITLVREN from the coding sequence ATGAGATTATTCAATCTATTGAAGGGCTCTTTACTGATCTTTTTAGTTTTTGGCCTGTCACTGTTTTGCTTTGCGCAAACCACCTATAATTTTAATGCGGGGGCAACAATAACAACGCCACCGGGGTCTCCCTGGGCCACAGAAGCTGTTATTACCATTGCTGGGGTTAATTATAAACTTACCTCAGGAGGAAACGGAGGTTTTAGCATGAGTGCAACAGGTGGAAGCGGCAATTCTGCTTCTTTGTGGAAAACTGGTGCCGGAGGAGACACCTTCAGGCTGGAGCGCGCAGATGGACAGCCTTTTAATTTTTATTCAATGTATGTTAGGCACGAGGGCTATAATAGCTACAACGGCCTGTTCGGCATCGTTATACCGCCATGGTATATTGTAACCTATAATAAAGTTGCAGGGGCAGCCGAAACGGATCAGGATAATTCTCCTATAGTTGGAGGATCGAACGCAATTACCACTACAACCAATACCTTCACCAGAACATTGGCGGTAAACAGTGTTGATATATATTTTAAGGCAAATAATGGTTACTGGATCGATGATATAAGGGTTGGAATAGCTACCGGAACAGAGGTGGCCCCAACCGTTAGTACGACGGCAGCTACTGCTATTCAGACGAATTCGGCGATATTAGGTGGGAATGTAACAGCCGATGGAGGTGCAACCGTAACCGAAAGGGGTATTGTATGGTCTACTACTGGTGTTCCGACAACTTCGAACAACAAGGTACAAAACGGAAGCGGTACAGGTACTTTTAGTGCCACAATTTCTTCCCTCCCGGCAGGTACACTGATCAACTATAGGGCTTATGCAATTAATTCAGAAGGAACCAATTATGGGGCCAACAGCCCATTTACCACTTTAGTACAGCCTACCATAACTTCAGCGGCTTACAATGTTGCGACTGGAGTATTGGCCGTAACGGGTACAGGCTTACAGGCTAAAGCAGGAGCTGCCAATGATGTTGATGTTTCTACCTTAACCCTTACCGCTGAGGGCGGCAGCACTTATACGCTCACAAGCCCTGATGTGGAAATTACCAGCGCAACAGCCTTCAGCGTGACTTTGAATGCCGCCGATAGAACGGCCTTGGGTATGATTATAAATAAGAATGGCACGGCCTCTACAGGAGGTACTGTTTATAACCTGACAGCCGCGAACGGCTGGATGGCCAACGTAAGTTTAAATGCAGATGCAACCAATGCGGTTACGGTGAGTGGGGTAGCCGTACCGACCATTACTTCTGCAACCTACAACGGAACAACAGGGGTGATGGTGGTGAGCGGAACCGGTTTTCTTATTAGAAGCGGTGCGCTCAACGATATTGATGTTGGTAAACTGACCGTTAAAGGCCAGGGTGGCGCTACCTATACCCTAACTTCGGCCGGTGTTGAAATCAATTCAGGGCAGTCATTCGCAATTACACTAAATGCTGCCGATAAAGCTGCACTTATTCCTATTTTAAACAAGAATGGTCTTTCGGCACAGGATGGCAATATTTATAACCTGGCTGCTGCGGACGATTGGAATAGGGGCGCGGATCCGGCATTAACTACAGCAGATCAAACTGGAAATAGTATTCAGGCCACACTTCCAATTTCACTTTTTCCGGTAACACTGCCAAATCCGGTATACGGGGCGGCTTACAGCCAGAACGTTACTGCTTCAGGCGGTACAGGGGTTTATACCTTTACGTTAAGTGCAGGCAGTCTGCCAGCGGGCATGTCCCTGAGCCCGGCGGGTGTTCTTTCAGGGACTCCTTCACAGGCCGGGATTTTTAACTTTACTGTCCAGGCTACCGATGGCAATTCGGTAACTGGCACACGCGCATATAACATATCGATTGCATCGCCCACGGTCGTAGTCAATCCGGTTACTTTGCCCGATCCTGTTCTTACGGTCGCCTATAGTCAGCAACTGTCTTCTACCGGTGGGATAGCGCCATACACCTATCTTGTTGGTGCAGGTGCACTTCCTCCAGGCCTGTCGCTCAGCAGTACAGGTCTTATCTCGGGAACGCCAATAGCCTCGGGTACTTTTAATTTTTCTATATTCTCCAGCGATATTTCTCCTTTTAATGGGGTAAGGGCCTATTCAGTTACTGTTGCACCGGCTGTGATCACCATCAGCCCTGCCACACTTCCTGATGCGGTGGTTGGATCGGCCTATAGCCAATCTCTGTCATCTACCGGGGGAGTATTACCTTATACTTATTCGATTACTGCCGGTGCGCTGCCTGCAGGTATCACGCTGAGCGCTGCTGGAGTACTGTCGGGAAGTGCCACAGCAGCTGGAAGCTACTCCTTTACCGTAAAAAGTACAGATGCATCTTTGGGCAGTAAAGCTCAGGCTTATAGCATTAATGTTGCTCAGGCCGATATTACAATAAGCCCTGCTACACTGCCTAATCCTACTTTGGGTGCCGCATATAGCCAAACCTTCTTATCTGTAGGCGGAACAGCACCTTATACTTATTCGATTACTGCCGGCGCGCTGCCTGCAGGTATCACGCTGAGTGCTGCTGGAGTATTGTCGGGAACGGCCACTGCACCAGGAAACTATACTTTTACGGTAAAAAGTACGGATGCGTTTTCGAGCAATAAATCAGTATCATACACCATAGCGATATCGGCGTTAACAATTTCTGCCCCTGCCAACTTTCCTGTAGGCTTAAGCACTACTTATGGAACGGCATCCGCTATAACTAGTGTAACTGTATCCGGTGTCGGATTATTGGCAGGAATTACGGCCACTCCATCATCAACCACCAATTTTGAGGTGAGTGCCGATGGTACAACTTTCGGCCCTTCTGCCATCATCGGTAGCTCTGGTACGGTGTCTGGAACTGTATATGTAAGACTAAAAGCAACCGCATCCGCTGGCACAAATCTAGGAAATGTGATATTAACAAGTGCAGGTGCAAATAGTACTACGATAAACATACCCTCGAGTACAGTTTTAAAGGCAACATTAACTTATACTTCAAATGCGATATCAAAAGTTTATGGGGCAAGTGTTCCGGTTTTAACAGGAACAGTAACCGGCTTTGTGAATTCGGAAATTATAACAACCGCAACAACCGGCACTATTAATTGGTCAAGCTCTGCTACAATAAGTAGTGCTGTTGGTTCATATAATATTAATGGTGGAGGACTAACTGCAGCAAACTATAATTTTGTACAGGCTGCAGCTAATGCCTCAGCTTTAACAGTTACACCAAAACCATTAACTGTATCAGCAACCGGGAATAATAAACTGTACGACGGGACTACAACTGCAACGGTAAGCCTGAGCGATGATCGTATAGCAGGCGATGTGTTTACCGAAAGTTATACAGGAGCTTCATTTGCATCAGCTGCTGTAGGAACAAATAAACCGGTAACGGTTACGGGCATTACCATTTCTGGAGGTGCATCTGGCAATTATACCTTAGGCAATGCAACCGCATCAACAACAGCAAATATTACGGTTAGAACGATTGCAATAAGCCCAACAGTAAATTCAAAAACTTACGGAAACGTAGACCCTTTACTGAACTTTACCGCTACACCAGCTTTAGCTACCGGTGATAGCTTTAGCGGATCACTTACCCGTGCAGCGGGAGAGAATATCGGTACTTATGCCATTACCCAGGGTACGCTTTCGGCCGGAAGTAATTATGCGATAACTTTTACCGCCGGTACAAATTTTACAATCAATAAAAGAGCAATTACGGTTACTGCCACTGCACAATCGAAAGGATACGGTAATGTTGATCCCTTCCTAACCTTTACGCTTGGCGGATCGGGCCTTGCCTTCGCCGATACATTTAGCGGCAGTTTATCGCGCGCACCGGGAGAAAATGTGGGCAGCTATGCCATCACCCAGGGTACTTTGGCACTGAGCACTAATTATGCGATCACCTTTACTCCAGGAATAAATTTTACAATCAATCCAAGGGCGGTAACGGTAACGGCTACTGCACAATCGAAAGAATACGGTAGTGTTGATCCCTTACTTACCTTTACGGTCGGCGGATCAGGCCTGGCCTTTGCAGATACCTTTAGCGGAAGCTTAAGCAGACTGCCAGGTGAAAATGCGGGTGATTATGCCATTACTCAGGGTACCCTTGCATTGAGCAGTAATTATGCTTTAAGCTATATTGGTGCAGATTTTTCCATCGGCAAGAAAACCATCACGGTAACAGCTGCCGCTAAGAACAAAATCTACGGTGATGCCGATCCGGCATTAACCTATACTTTTGCCCCAGCATTGGTTACAGGCGACAGCTTTAGCGGGTCACTTAGCCGTTCGGCTGGCGAAAACGCGGGCACTTATCCGATCGATCAGGGTAGCCTGGCTTTAAATGCAAATTATAGCTTGAACTATACAGGAGCTGATTTTGTGATCGCTAAGAAGATCATTACAGTAACCGCATCCGCCAAAAGTAAGACCTACGGTGATGCCGATCCGGCACTGACCTATACTTTCATCCCGGCTCTGGTAGGTACTGATACTTTTACTGGAGCATTGAGCAGACTGCCGGGAGAAAATATTGGAACCTATGCCATTAACCAGGGTACTCTTATACTCAACAGCAATTATACCTTAAATTATGTGGGCGCAAATCTCACTGTTGGCAAAAAAACAATAACGGCAACAGCAGTGGCAAAGAGTAAAATCCAGGGGGCTGCCGATCCGGTGCTGACCTATACTTTTGCCCCGGCTTTGGTAACGGGCGATAGCTTTACAGGATCCTTGAGCAGGGCAGCTGGTGAAACCGCGGGTACCTATGCCATTACCCAGGGTACACTGGCATTGAACGGAAACTATATACTAACCTACGTTGGAGCCAACCTGACCATTGAAGCGAAAACCGTAATAACGGTAACTGCGGTAGCGAAAAGCAAAAGCTATGGTGATGCCGATCCGGCATTAACCTATACTTTTACCCCGGCATTGCAAACAGGTGATAGCTTTACAGGATCCTTGAGCAGGGCAGCTGGTGAAACCGTGGGTACCTATGCAATTGGCCAGGGTACTCTTGCCCTGGATGGGAAGTATATTATCACTTACGTAGGTGCTGATCTGACCATTGGCAAAAAAACAATAACGGTGACAGCGGTAGCGAAAAACAAAACCTATGGTGATGCTGATCCGGCGTTGACCTATACTTTCGCTCCTGCATTGCAAACAGGTGATAATTTTACGGGATCCCTAAGCAGAGCGGTTGGTGAGAATGTTGGTACTTATGGCATCAATCAAGGTACACTTGTATTAAGCAGCAACTATAGCATAGCATTTAGTAGTGCCAATTTAACTATCGCTAAGAAAACAGTTACGGTAACTGCGGCCGCTAAAGGCAAAAACTATGGTGATGCCGATCCGGCGTTGACCTATACTTTTGCCCCAGCCTTAGTAACAGGCGACAACTTTAGCGGATCACTTAGCCGTTCGGCAGGCGAAAATGTGGGTACCTATCCGATCAATCAGGGTAGCCTGACTTTAAATGCAAATTATAGCTTGATTTATACGGGAGCCGATTTTGTCATCGCTAAGAAAACCATTACGGTAACTGCTGCAGCCAAGAGTAAAACTTACGGAGATACCGATCCGGCGCTGACCTATACTTTTGCTCCGGCATTAGGAACTGGCGACAGCTTTAGCGGATCACTTAGCCGTGCGGCAGGCGAAAATGTGGGTACCTATCCGATCAATCAGGGTAGCCTGGCTTTAAATGCAAATTATAGCCTGACTTATACGGGAGCCGATTTTGTCATCGCTAAGAAAACCATTACGGTAACTGCCGCTGCCAAGAGCAAAACTTACGGAGATACCGATCCGGCGCTGACCTATACTTTTGCTCCGGCATTAGGAACTGGCGACAGCTTTACCGGATCACTTAGCCGTGCGGCTGGTGAAAATGTAGGCGTGTATGCTATTGCCAGTACCTTGAGCGCGGGTGCTAATTACACCATAGACTTTAAAACAGCTGATCTGACGATTAATAAAGCAGTGCTAAGTGTAACTGCAGATGCAAAGCAGATGTGTCAGGGAGCCGATCTGCCTGCATTTACTTTGAGCTACAACGGTTTTAAATTTTCTGACAATGCAAACAGTTTAAGCACAAAGCCATCGGTAAACAGCACCGGAAGCAGGTCTTCTACGGCTGGAGATTATGTGCTTTCGCCAATCGGCGGCGTATCTGCCAATTATACTTTTAATTATATCAACGGCGTACTGAAGATCAATCCCCTTCCGCTCATTGCTATCAATAGCAATAAGGGAACCAGTATCAGCAGGGGAGAGACTGCTATCCTTACCGCAACAGGGGCTGCAAGCTACGTGTGGGCGACTGCCAGTGGCATCGTAAGTGGTCAGAACACTGCCAGTCTTACTGTTAGACCAAAAGAAACCACTACCTATACCGTTACGGCTACAAACAGCAGCGGATGCAGCCAGAGCCAGGTCATTACCCTGACTGTGGCCGAGGATCTTTCAAAAATCAAGGCGAACAACATTCTTACCCCAAATAATGATGGCTTTAACGATAAGTGGGTAATCGAGAATATCGACTACTATCCGAACAATGAGGTTAAGATATTTGATAAGGCCGGAAGGATCATTTATAGTAAAAAGGCATACGATAACAGCTGGGACGGAACAGTCAACGGAACGGCACTTTCAGAGGGTACCTATTATTATATTGTTGATTTTGGTACAGACAAGATGAGGGTGAAGGGTTTTATCACACTGGTAAGGGAAAATTAG
- a CDS encoding putative membrane protein YfcA (product_source=COG0730; cog=COG0730; ko=KO:K07090; pfam=PF01925; transmembrane_helix_parts=Inside_1_4,TMhelix_5_23,Outside_24_37,TMhelix_38_60,Inside_61_72,TMhelix_73_91,Outside_92_94,TMhelix_95_114,Inside_115_126,TMhelix_127_147,Outside_148_166,TMhelix_167_189,Inside_190_195,TMhelix_196_213,Outside_214_222,TMhelix_223_245,Inside_246_246), translating into MEFVYIFVFVVSFLATLVRSTFGFGESLIAVPLFILFIPIDTAVPLSVLISILVALVVVLQDHRQIHFDSAKWLIIFAVLGIPIGLMILIYGNEFWVKIGLGGLIILYSLYAILGKNTLSLKADNKLWLFICGFLSGVLGGAYGVNGPPLVVYGNMRNWSAKHFRATLQAYFLPTSFIGAIGYFAKGLITIEVLKYFLISLPAVFPAIFLGRYLNHKISGSSFFRYVYFGLIAIGCFLIVNTLSAM; encoded by the coding sequence ATGGAGTTTGTTTATATATTCGTTTTTGTTGTCAGTTTTCTCGCTACCCTCGTTCGTTCTACTTTTGGTTTTGGAGAATCTTTAATCGCTGTTCCTTTATTTATACTTTTTATTCCTATTGATACCGCCGTACCCCTGTCTGTTCTGATTTCGATTTTGGTTGCCCTGGTAGTCGTTCTGCAGGATCACCGACAGATACACTTTGACAGCGCCAAGTGGCTGATCATCTTTGCCGTTTTAGGCATCCCGATCGGTCTAATGATTTTAATTTATGGCAATGAATTCTGGGTGAAAATTGGTCTGGGTGGGCTGATTATTTTATATTCGCTGTATGCCATTTTAGGAAAAAATACCCTTTCCCTGAAAGCCGATAATAAATTATGGCTTTTTATCTGCGGTTTTTTGTCTGGAGTACTGGGCGGTGCATATGGCGTAAACGGACCGCCACTTGTTGTTTATGGAAATATGAGAAACTGGAGCGCCAAACATTTCAGGGCAACCCTTCAGGCTTATTTTCTACCAACCAGTTTTATCGGTGCCATCGGGTATTTTGCAAAAGGGCTGATTACCATAGAAGTGCTAAAATATTTTTTGATCTCGTTGCCTGCTGTATTTCCGGCAATATTTTTAGGGCGCTATCTTAATCATAAGATTAGCGGAAGCTCTTTTTTCAGGTATGTTTATTTCGGACTTATCGCGATTGGCTGCTTTTTGATTGTTAATACATTATCGGCGATGTAG
- a CDS encoding type IX secretion system PorP/SprF family membrane protein (product_source=TIGR03519; cleavage_site_network=SignalP-noTM; pfam=PF11751; superfamily=56935; tigrfam=TIGR03519), translated as MKTLYKLLILLAVWIPVASVHAQLNPLSSQYYTNRYVINPAFAGASNGLRINGAYRKLWDNVPGAPVTQNLTADYGFGKVGIGLNMSNESAGLQRQTRVVGSYAYHLPLNANNQQLHFGLSVGFMNQRLENSDIYGNPNDPMVGLYNDRKTYLDGDFGIAYTSDKLSIEGSLPNLKSFFKKDVIKLADVATFYTAISYKITLSEGMEGIALEPKVAYRGVKGFDNIFDLSAQAWIANKQVFLMGVYHSSENATFGIGVDFKRKYLISGMYTTQTSALSAYTNGSFELNLRLSVL; from the coding sequence ATGAAGACTTTATATAAATTATTGATATTACTGGCCGTATGGATACCTGTAGCCAGTGTTCATGCGCAGCTGAATCCGCTTTCTTCACAATATTATACCAACCGTTATGTGATTAATCCCGCATTTGCAGGTGCCAGCAATGGCCTGCGCATAAACGGAGCCTACCGTAAACTTTGGGATAACGTTCCGGGCGCTCCTGTAACACAGAACCTCACCGCCGACTATGGTTTTGGTAAAGTTGGTATAGGACTGAATATGAGCAATGAAAGTGCGGGGCTACAACGGCAGACCCGCGTAGTGGGCAGTTATGCCTACCACCTGCCTTTAAACGCAAACAACCAGCAGCTTCATTTTGGCCTGTCGGTAGGTTTCATGAACCAGCGTCTTGAAAACTCAGATATTTATGGCAATCCGAACGACCCGATGGTGGGACTTTACAATGACCGCAAAACCTATCTTGATGGGGATTTTGGTATTGCCTATACTTCAGATAAACTGAGTATAGAGGGATCGCTGCCCAACCTGAAAAGCTTTTTCAAAAAAGATGTGATCAAGCTGGCCGATGTGGCCACTTTTTATACGGCCATAAGTTATAAGATTACGTTGAGCGAAGGAATGGAGGGGATAGCGCTTGAACCAAAAGTAGCCTACCGCGGGGTGAAAGGGTTCGATAATATCTTTGATCTGAGCGCACAGGCATGGATTGCAAACAAACAGGTGTTTTTGATGGGGGTATACCATAGCAGTGAAAATGCGACCTTCGGCATTGGTGTAGACTTTAAAAGAAAATACCTGATCAGTGGGATGTACACCACACAGACCTCGGCTTTAAGTGCCTATACCAACGGCAGTTTTGAGCTGAATCTCCGGTTGAGCGTGCTGTAA
- a CDS encoding hypothetical protein (product_source=Hypo-rule applied; superfamily=161093; transmembrane_helix_parts=Inside_1_12,TMhelix_13_35,Outside_36_39,TMhelix_40_62,Inside_63_73,TMhelix_74_96,Outside_97_155,TMhelix_156_178,Inside_179_284), with the protein MEEKYTPAGHASPSGILTTLAIGIIASLLLPLLYIILCQLVPNIWFIAICAFSMGMLLGLAIDMGIRIGKIRNIRVALIIAIVCSLLAFYIQWVFFDAVMYSRSGFTFKLSQAEVKQLIGDMAFLFVHPGILFKEITALNEVGTFRIQGSDNVSGLLLWLIWAGEFLVITGGTILVAWNGHVKIPYSELNDQWMKRRKPNLIIPFVQDKDHLISQLRIKNFDVLKNSPDVITQPDYAEVVVYESIGDPTKFITVLNVTAPAAKNRQPKKKKVIAHYPLANNAAI; encoded by the coding sequence ATGGAAGAAAAATACACTCCTGCAGGCCATGCCTCGCCCTCTGGCATTTTAACAACCCTGGCCATCGGCATCATTGCATCGCTCCTACTTCCGCTCCTTTATATTATCCTGTGCCAGTTAGTTCCGAATATCTGGTTTATCGCGATCTGCGCATTTTCTATGGGCATGCTCCTGGGCCTGGCGATCGACATGGGTATCAGGATCGGTAAGATCAGGAACATCCGGGTTGCCCTTATCATTGCCATCGTATGTAGTCTGCTTGCATTTTATATTCAATGGGTTTTCTTTGATGCAGTTATGTACAGCCGTAGCGGTTTCACTTTTAAGCTGAGCCAGGCAGAGGTTAAACAATTGATCGGAGACATGGCTTTCCTGTTTGTCCACCCAGGAATCTTATTCAAGGAAATTACCGCATTAAACGAAGTGGGTACCTTCCGCATCCAGGGCAGTGACAATGTCTCAGGGCTTCTGCTCTGGCTAATATGGGCAGGTGAATTTCTAGTGATCACGGGAGGTACCATTCTCGTTGCCTGGAACGGTCATGTCAAGATCCCCTATTCGGAACTGAACGATCAGTGGATGAAGCGGCGCAAGCCAAACCTCATTATTCCTTTCGTTCAGGATAAAGATCATCTTATAAGCCAGCTGAGGATCAAAAATTTTGACGTTCTAAAAAACAGCCCGGATGTAATCACGCAACCAGATTATGCCGAGGTGGTGGTTTATGAATCGATCGGGGATCCGACAAAGTTCATCACGGTGTTGAACGTCACTGCCCCGGCAGCTAAAAACAGGCAGCCCAAGAAAAAAAAAGTTATAGCCCATTACCCGCTTGCAAATAATGCGGCGATCTGA